GCCCGGCGTTGACGGCCTCGAAGGCCGCGTCGTTCACCGCGAGCGCGATCGCCGCGTGGGCGCCGCCGTGCCGCTTGAGCACCTCGCCGACGTTCTCCTTGCGAGCGTCGATGACGATGTCCGCGCCGAGGTCGGCGGCCAGTTGGAGCTTGTCGTCGGTGACGTCGATCGCCGCGACCGTGGCTCCGGCGATCTTCGCGTACTGCACGGCGAGATGGCCGAGCCCGCCGACGCCGGAGATCGCGACGAGCTGGGTGGGCCTGACGTCGGCGACCTTCAGAGCCTTGTACGTCGTCACGCCCGCGCAGGTCAGCGGGGCGGCCTCCAAGGCGGTGATCCCGTCGGGCACGGGCTGGGCGAAGTCGGCCCAGGCAAGCATCTTCTCGGCGTACCCGCCGTCGCAGCCGTAGCCGGTGTTGACCTGCTGCTCGCACAGCGTCTCCCAGCCGGAAAGGCAGTGCTCGCACCGCCCGCACGTCCTGCCGAGCCACGGAACGGCGACCCGCTGCCCGACGGACAGGTGGGTGACGCCCTCGCCGAGCACCTCCACCAGGCCGACGCCCTCGTGCCCGGGGACGAACGGCGGGTTCGGCTTGACCGGCCAGTCGCCGTGGGCCGCGTGGATGTCGGTGTGGCACAGCCCGGACGCCTCCACCCGGACGCGGACCTGGCCGGGGCCGGGCTCGGGGTCGGGGCGCTCCTCGATGACCAGGGGCTCGCCGAACGCTCGTACGACCGCTGCCTTCATGGGTGTCTTCTCCTCGGGATTGGGTGGGGGGGTCAGCTGTGAGGGACGACGGCGACGGGGGCGGTGGAGTGGTGCAGGACAGCGTGCGTGACGTGTCCGATGTGAGCGCCGAACGGGCTGTGGCGGACCCGCCGGCCCACGACGACGAGCGATGCCTCGCGGCAGGCGTCCACGACGTGGAGGGCAGCGCTGCCGTAGCGGGACTCCTCGACGACCTCGACGTCCGGGTACTTCTGCCGCCAGGGCCGCAGCGCTTCGGCCAGCGCCTCAGCGTCGCTGAGGGCCAGCGCCTCGTGCAGGGCGGGGTTGGCGGGCGTGCCGTACGCGTAGTAGGGCGGAGGGTTCCAGCCGTGGACGACCCGCAGGGACGTCGCGCGGCGCTCGGCGGCGTCGAAGGCGAACTCGATCAGCGCCTCGTCCGGGTGCTCGACGTCTAGTCCGAGGACCACGGGCAGGAAGGGGGTCGCGGCGGAGGGAATACCGACCGGGTCCGGCTCGTGCTCGTCGGCGGCCACTTCCAGCGCGCGGACCAGCACGACGGGGCGGTCCGCGTGCGCAACGGCGGACAGGCCCACGGAGCCGAGCATGAACCCGCCGATCCCGCCGAAGCCACGCGAGCCCAGGACGAGCAGCTCGGCGCTCTTCCCCGCCTCGGCCAGCACGTCACCGGGGTGTCCGGAGAGCTGCTCAGTGATCACCTCGACGCCGGGGTGACGCAGGCTGATGCCCTCGGCAGCCTCGCGGGGGAT
The Streptomyces sp. NBC_01485 genome window above contains:
- a CDS encoding zinc-dependent alcohol dehydrogenase — protein: MKAAVVRAFGEPLVIEERPDPEPGPGQVRVRVEASGLCHTDIHAAHGDWPVKPNPPFVPGHEGVGLVEVLGEGVTHLSVGQRVAVPWLGRTCGRCEHCLSGWETLCEQQVNTGYGCDGGYAEKMLAWADFAQPVPDGITALEAAPLTCAGVTTYKALKVADVRPTQLVAISGVGGLGHLAVQYAKIAGATVAAIDVTDDKLQLAADLGADIVIDARKENVGEVLKRHGGAHAAIALAVNDAAFEAVNAGLRRGGKLVMVALPAHGTVRVPIFDTVLNGTSVIGSIVGTRQDLAEVFQLHAAGRTKVVYEARPLASVNDCIDEVLRGEVKARIVFDLDAGR
- a CDS encoding universal stress protein, which encodes MLRTITVGLDGSLESRAAAEWAAREAELRDLPLKIVHVWEPVPEPMAQAPLLGAETQQHWTERIPREAAEGISLRHPGVEVITEQLSGHPGDVLAEAGKSAELLVLGSRGFGGIGGFMLGSVGLSAVAHADRPVVLVRALEVAADEHEPDPVGIPSAATPFLPVVLGLDVEHPDEALIEFAFDAAERRATSLRVVHGWNPPPYYAYGTPANPALHEALALSDAEALAEALRPWRQKYPDVEVVEESRYGSAALHVVDACREASLVVVGRRVRHSPFGAHIGHVTHAVLHHSTAPVAVVPHS